A genomic region of Ictidomys tridecemlineatus isolate mIctTri1 chromosome 10, mIctTri1.hap1, whole genome shotgun sequence contains the following coding sequences:
- the LOC101967395 gene encoding nuclear envelope pore membrane protein POM 121C produces the protein MSPAAAAAGGGERRRPPIASARDSRGRARGGPAGAALLGLVLLGLVLYLVPAVAALAWLAVGATAAWWGLSREPRGPRALPSFPRSARRQRALLASSPAKSAVNGSLLEPRTLLEGPDPAELLLMGSYLGKPGPPQPAAAQEGGDPRARPGRRLPARSSPPAAQRAPYAHPSPPTPLLRPSGRPAYRDCGTLPGRFVITPRRRYPIQQAQYSLLGVLPTVCWNGCHKKAVLSSRNSKMVCSPVTVRIAPPDSKLTRSPAPEPLINSALPSPSSSVPDPCAKETVLNALKERKKRIVEEEDQVFVDGQENKRRRHDSSGSGHSAFEPLVANGVPAAFVPKPGSLKRGLTSQSSDDHLNKRSRTSSVSSLTSTCTGGILSSSRNAITSSYSSTRGISQLWKRSGPPASPFSSPASSRSQTPERPAKKTREDEPCQHSSSSTPLVADKESQGEKVADTTSRNQPNSWASPSTPGSSGQRKRKIPLLPSRRGDQLTLPPPPQLGYSVTAEDLDLEKKASLQWFNKVLEDKTDVPPNSISENPPATQPSFTFTPPAVGTPSAAASPQATGTNPLLESLKKMQSPPDPSLPESVEVATTTGPSPLKTPSLLTSLGSPPPGPLPGTSSDSKSTATFLGLVPASSTAPVVDTKSPPALQTDTSAKAPGPPTPSPTSKQSGLFGMSSSMPSAPSPAAPAAPAAPVAPAAPATPAAPASPATPAALATLATSSASPMFKPIFMTPPKSESEGPSVTSVTAAAVSSSTQPMTTSTATPTFKPIFGDLGPPASVPLPAPFSFKPTTAAAAPAAPLFAGLATATSAVAPATTASTSTDSASKPAFCFGVSSVASAGGSTTGSLTPASQPFPFGAPPASAASFTPAVGSVFQFGKSTATPTSTAATTFGQSLPGAVEAATTSSSSSNSTAGFSGFGSSLATSACTTSSQPTLTFSNTTTPAFSIPFGSGAKPSLPAYPVATPQPTFGAADGQQQGSSKPALAPSFGSSFTFGNSAAPAPSAAPATAQPAFGSSTQSAFGLKTTASAFGTPASTQPAFGGTTPVFSFGAATTSGFGATTQTTPSGTSGSVFGSSTPSPFTFGGSAAPAASGAFGLSAAAPGPSSTSGAFSFGAGQSGTTGTATPFGGGLSQNALGTPSQSTPFAFNVAGTPESKPVFGGTSTPTFGQSTPTAGVGTVGNSLSFGASSTPTQGFVGVGPFGSAAPSFSIGAGSKTPGARQRLQARRQHNRKK, from the exons ATGTCTCCGGCTGCTGCAGCGGCTGGAGGAGGCGAGCGGCGGCGGCCCCCCATAGCGAGCGCCCGGGACAGCCGGGGCCGGGCCCGCGGCGGGCCGGCGGGCGCAGCGCTGCTCGGCCTCGTGCTACTCGGCCTCGTGCTGTACCTGGTGCCCGCGGTGGCGGCGCTGGCCTGGCTGGCCGTGGGGGCTACCGCGGCCTGGTGGGGACTGAGCCGCGAGCCCCGAGGTCCGCGCGCCTTGCCGTCGTTCCCTCGCAGCGCGCGGAGGCAGCGAGCGCTGCTCGCCTCGTCCCCGGCCAAGTCGGCAGTAAACGGAAGCCTCCTAGAGCCTCGGACCCTGCTCGAAGGACCCGACCCCGCCGAACTGCTGCTCATGGGCAGCTACCTGGGCAAACCCGGCCCGCCGCAGCCTGCCGCCGCGCAGGAGGGCGGGGACCCGCGGGCGCGGCCCGGCCGCCGCTTGCCCGCCCGCTCCTCGCCGCCCGCTGCCCAGCGCGCCCCGTATGCTCACccgtctccccccacccctctcctgCGGCCCTCCGGGAGGCCGGCATACAG GGATTGTGGGACTTTACCCGGTCGGTTTGTGATAACCCCTCGAAGACGCTATCCGATCCAGCAGGCCCAATATTCCTTGCTGGGGGTACTGCCCACAGTGTGCTGGAATGGTTGTCACAAGAAGGCTGTGCTCTCTTCTCGGAATTCAAAGATGGTGTGTAGCCCAGTGACTGTGAGGATTGCCCCTCCAGATAGCAAGCTAACTCGTTCTCCAGC ACCAGAACCGTTAATCAACTCAGCACTGCCATCACCATCAAGTAGTGTCCCAGACCCATGTGCAAAGGAGACCGTGCTGAACGCCctcaaagagaggaagaaaaggattgTGGAGGAAGAAGACCAAGTGTTTGTTGATGGCCAAGAGAATAAGAGAAG GCGCCATGATAGCAGTGGGAGTGGACATTCAGCATTTGAGCCCCTGGTGGCCAATGGAGTCCCTGCTGCTTTTGTACCGAA ACCTGGGTCTCTGAAGAGAGGTCTCACTTCCCAAAGCTCAGATGACCACTTGAACAAGCGATCACGCACCTCTTCTGTGAGCTCCCTGACAAGCACGTGCACAGGTGGCATTCTTAGCTCCAGCCGAAATGCAATCACCAGTTCCTATAGTTCCACCCGTGGCATCTCACAG CTGTGGAAGAGGAGTGGACCCCCTGCATCCCCCTTCTCTAGCCCAGCTTCCTCCCGCTCTCAGACTCCGGAGAGGCCAGCCAAGAAAACCAG AGAAGACGAGCCATGTCAGCATTCCAGTTCCTCGACTCCACTGGTGGCCGACAAGGAGTCCCAGGGAGAAAAGG TTGCAGACACAACCTCTCGGAATCAGCCGAACTCGTGGGCTTCCCCGTCTACACCTGGCAGCTCTGGACAGCGGAAACGGAAGATCCCGCTGCTGCCCTCCAGGCGAGGGGACCAACTGACCTTG CCTCCACCGCCTCAGCTTGGTTATTCCGTCACTGCTGAGGACCTTGACCTGGAGAAGAAAGCTTCACTCCAGTGGTTCAACAAGGTCTTGGAGGACAAGACTG ATGTTCCTCCAAACTCCATCAGTGAGAACCCACCTGCCACTCAGCCTTCTTTCACTTTCACCCCGCCTGCTGTGGGGACCCCTTCTGCAGCAGCCTCCCCGCAAGCCACGGGCACCAACCCATTGTTAGAAAGCCTGAAGAAGATGCAGAGTCCCCCAGACCCATCCCTCCCAG AATCTGTTGAAGTGGCCACCACCACAGGCCCATCACCTCTGAAGACACCTAGCCTGCTGACCTCCCTTGGCTCTCCACCACCAGGGCCCCTGCCAGGCACCTCTTCAGACTCAAAATCCACAGCCACTTTCTTGGGGCTGGTCCCTGCCTCCTCCACAGCACCTGTCGTGGACACCAAGTCACCTCCAGCCCTTCAGACCGACACATCTGCCAAAGCCCCAGGCCCGCCTACCCCCTCCCCCACATCCAAGCAGAGTGGGCTGTTCGGCATGTCGAGCAGCATGccctctgccccttccccagCTGCTCCGGCTGCTCCAGCCGCTCCGGTTGCTCCGGCTGCTCCGGCCACACCTGCCGCCCCAGCATCTCCGGCCACCCCAGCTGCCCTAGCCACCCTAGCCACGTCTTCTGCTTCTCCCATGTTCAAGCCCATTTTCATGACACCACCTAAAAGTGAGAGCGAAGGCCCCTCTGTCACATCTGTCACAGCTGCAGCTGTTTCTAGCTCCACCCAGCCCATGACCACCAGTACTGCCACCCCAACTTTTAAGCCCATCTTTGGTGACCTGGGGCCACCTGCATCTGTGCCCTTGCCTGCTCCCTTTTCCTTCAAGCCAACAACAGCTGCTGCAGCCCCAGCTGCCCCTCTCTTTGCTGGCCTGGCCACTGCCACCTCGGCCGTGGCTCCAGCCACCACTGCCAGCACATCCACAGACTCTGCTTCCAAACCTGCTTTTTGCTTTGGGGTCAGCAGCGTGGCCAGCGCTGGTGGCAGCACGACTGGCAGCCTGACCCCCGCCTCTCAGCCCTTCCCCTTTGGAGCACCCCCTGCCTCTGCCGCCAGCTTCACCCCAGCCGTGGGGTCTGTATTCCAGTTTGGCAAATCCACTGCCACACCAACATCCACAGCAGCCACTACCTTTGGCCAGTCCTTGCCCGGTGCTGTTGAGGCGGCCACcaccagtagcagcagcagcaacagcactGCTGGCTTCAGTGGCTTCGGCAGTTCCCTTGCCACTTCAGCCTGCACCACCAGCAGCCAGCCCACCCTGACTTTCAGCAACACCACCACCCCCGCGTTCAGCATTCCCTTTGGCTCCGGTGCCAAGCCCTCCCTCCCAGCATATCCAGTGGCCACCCCCCAGCCCACATTTGGGGCTGCTGATGGGCAGCAGCAGGGGTCCTCCAAGCCAGCCCTTGCTCCAAGCTTTGGCAGCTCGTTCACTTTTGGGAACTCTGCAGCCCCTGCCCCGTCTGCAGCGCCAGCGACGGCCCAGCCTGCCTTTGGCAGCTCAACACAGTCAGCTTTTGGCTTGAAGACCACCGCCTCAGCCTTCGGCACCCCTGCCAGCACACAGCCAGCCTTTGGAGGCACGACGCCTGTTTTCTCCTTCGGTGCAGCCACCACCTCTGGCTTTGGAGCTACCACCCAGACCACCCCCAGTGGGACCAGTGGCTCAGTGTTTGGCAGCTCAACTCCGTCCCCTTTCACGTTCGGGGGATCTGCAGCACCAGCTGCCAGTGGGGCTTTCGGGCTCAGTGCGGCTGCCCCAGGCCCCAGCTCCACCTCTGGGGCCTTCAGTTTTGGAGCTGGACAGAGTGGGACCACAGGAACCGCCACCCCCTTTGGTGGGGGCTTGAGTCAGAATGCCCTGGGCACACCCAGCCAGAGCACACCCTTTGCCTTCAATGTGGCTGGCACACCTGAGAGCAAACCTGTGTTTGGAG GCACCTCCACACCCACCTTTGGGCAGAGCACCCCGACTGCTGGAGTGGGCACAGTGGGCAACAGCCTCTCCTTTGGGGCTTCCTCAACACCCACCCAGGGCTTTGTTGGAGTTGGGCCTTTCG